The nucleotide window CTTCACCTCGCTGTCTCCCAGCCTGCACCTCATCAGTTCCTGGGTCGGTCTGATCGGTATCGGCACCGGCCTGTGGGGCCAGTTCATCTCCTCGACGACGGGCGAACGCTTCCTGTTGATCATCGGCCTCGGCGCCTCGGCCGTGGGCTTCTATCTCGGCCTGGCACACGGTGGCCTTTTCGGCGGCGTGATCGGCTAGCGCCGCCGTACGGGCCCCTGCGCCATGCGGCATATGGGGTCCGTGGCCGTACGGCCCAGTCGGGGCGCTCCGCGGTCACAGTAGGCTTCGGCGCGAGAGCCGGAGCCCCGACCATGGGGACACACCTGCCGAGGAGCGCCCCGCATGAGCTTGACCCTGAGGACCATCAGCCGTGAGCAGCATCTGGCGTATATCCAGAGCCTGCCCGCGGCAAGCCACATGCAGGTTCCGGCCTGGGCGGACGTCAAGGCCGAATGGCGGTCGGAGAGCCTGGGCTGGTTCGACGCGAGCGGCGAGATGGTCGGCGCGGGTCTGGTGCTCTACCGCCAGGTCCCCAAGGTCAAGCTCTACCTGGCGTACCTCCCCGAGGGGCCGGTCATCAACTGGCACTCGCCGAATCTGGAGGACTGGCTGCAGCCGATGCTGAGGCATCTCAAGCAGCAGGGTGCCTTCACCGTGAAGATGGGCCCGCCGGTCATCATCCGCCGCTGGGACGCCCAGGCGATCAAGGCCGGCATCCAGAACCCGGATGTGAAGCGGCTGCGGGACGTCGAGGCGACGCACATCGAGCCGCGCGCCTTCGAGGTGGCCGACAAGCTGCGCCGCATGGGCTGGCAGCAGGGTGAGGACGGCGGCGCCGGCTTCGCCGACGTCCAGCCCCGCTACGTCTTCCAGGTGCCGCTGGCCGACCGCTCGCTGGAGGAGGTCCACAAGGGCTTCAACCAGCTGTGGCGCCGCAACATCAAGAAGGCCGAGAAGGCCGGCGTCGAGGTCGTCCAGGGCGGCTACGACGACCTGGCCGAATGGCAGCGCCTCTACGAGATCACCGCGGTGCGTGACCAGTTCCGGCCGCGGCCGCTCAGCTACTTCCAGCGCATGTGGACGGCCCTCAACTCCGAGGACCCCAATCGCATGCGGCTCTACTTCGCGCGCCACGACGGCGTGAACCTTTCTGCGGCGACGATGCTCGTGGTCGGCGGGCACGTCTGGTATTCCTACGGCGCCTCCGACAACATCGGCCGTGAGGTCCGCCCCTCGAACGCCATGCAGTGGCGGATGCTGCAGGACTCGTATGCGCTCGGCGCCTCGGTCTACGACCTCCGCGGCATCAGCGACTCGCTGGACGAAAACGACCACCTCTTCGGCCTGATCCAGTTCAAGGTCGGCACAGGCGGGCAGGCAGCGGAGTACCTCGGCGAGTGGGACTTCCCGCTCAACAAGCTTCTGCACAAGGCGTTCGATATGTACATGGCACGCCGCTGATCCGCTTCACCGCACCGTTCGTACCTCTGACACACCGCAGCTACGAGAAAGGTTCCGGGCCCGGCCATGGCGCTCACCCTCTACGTCGACACCGCGCGCTGGCGGGCGCATCAGCAGAGCGTTCTCCAGCAGTTCCCCGGGCTCGTCCCGGTCTGCAAGGGCAACGGCTACGGCTTCGGCCATGAGCGCCTCGCCGACGAGGCGACCCGCCTGGGTGCCGACATCCTCGCGGTCGGGACCACCTACGAGGCGGCCCGTATCAAGGACTTCTTCAGCGGCGACCTGCTCGTCCTGACGCCGTTCCGCCACGGCGAGGAGCCGGTGCCGCTGCCCGACCGGGCGATCCGCTCGGTCTCCTCCGTCGAGGGCGTCGGTGGCCTGGTCGGCGCCCGCGTGGTCATCGAGGTCATGAGCAGCATGAAGCGCCATGGCGTCAAGCCGGAGGACCTTCCGAAGCTGGCCACGGCCATCGAGGACGTCCGGCTCGAGGGCTTCGCGATCCACCTTCCCCTGGACCGCACCGACGGGTCGGACGCGGTCGAGGAGGTCATCGGCTGGATGGACCGGCTCCGTGCCGCCCGCCTCCCCCTGCACACCATGTTCGTCAGCCACCTCAAGGCCGATGAACTCGCCCGTCTCCAGCAGCAGTTCCCGCAGACGCGGTTCCGCGCGCGGATCGGTACCCGGCTGTGGCTGGGCGACCACGAGGCCACCGAGTACCGCGGTGCGGTGCTCGACGTCACGCGGATCGCCAAGGGCGAGCGCTTCGGCTACCGCCAGCAGAAGGCGGCCTCCGACGGCTACCTGGTCGTGGTCGCCGGTGGCACCTCGCACGGCGTCGGCCTGGAGTCTCCCAAGGCGCTGCACGGCGTGATGCCGCGTGCCAAGGGCGTGGCGCGGGCCGGCCTGGCCACCGTCAACCGCAATCTCGCGCCCTACGTGTGGGCCGGGAAGCAGCGCTGGTTCGCGGAGCCCCCGCACATGCAGGTGTCGATCCTGTTCGTGCCGGGTGATGCCCCGCAGCCGCAGGTCGGCGAGGAGCTGGTGGCCCATCTGCGGCACACCACCACGCAGTACGACCGCCTCATGGACCGCTGAGCCGGACGGGGCTCGCTCCGGACGGACCAAGGGCCCGGTGCCGCAGACATCTCCTGCGGCGCCGGGCCCTTGGCGCACCATCCGGCCGGGTGCCGGCTCACTCCCGTACGGTGCCCCAGCGCACCCGTGGCGCCGTCTCGAAGTGCACCGCGTGCCGGGGCTGGTGGTGGGTCCTCCCGAGCACGAACACATCGGCGCTGCGGTCCAGGACACCGCCCGAGGGATCGTCGTCCCCGTCCCTGCGGACCACATCGCGCTCCGGCAGCCAAATGTCCCGCACCACGACGGCACACAGGTACAGGGTGCCCAAGAGGTGCAGGGCGATGGCCAGTTGGTAGCCCTCCGTGGGGAGCCCCTGGTGCTTGTCGCCGTTTCCCGTGTAGGCGAGGTACATCCAGATCCCCAGGAAGTACATGACCTCGCAGGCCTGCCAGATCAGGAAGTCCCGCCAGCGCGGCCGGGCCAGCGCGGCGAGCGGGATCAGCCACAGGACGTACTGCGGCGAGTAGACCTTGTTGGTGAGGATGAACAGCGCGACGACCAGGAACGCCAGCTGAGCGAAGCGCGGCCGGCGCGGCGCGTAGAAGGTCAGCAGGCCGATACCGGCGCAGCCGAGGATCATCAGCAGTGTGGCGTAGGTATTGGCGTTCTCCAGAGGGTTCCCGGTGCGCTGCGAGATCAGCAGCCAGACCGAGCCGAAGTCGATGGGCCGTTCCTGGCTGAACGTATAGAACTTCGCCCAGCCCTCCCTGATATGGAATCCCGCGGCATCATGCGTGATCATCACCGGGAGATTCACCACCAGCCAGGACACCACGGCGCCGGTCACTGCCTTCCGGTACGCACGCCAGGCCCCCGCGCGCCAGCACAGGACCAGCAGGGGGCCCAGCAGCAGCACCGGATACAGCTTCGCCGCGGTGGCCAGTCCGATGAGGACACCGGCCGCCAGCGGGCGGCTGCGTGACCACATCAGCATCCCCGCGGCGGTCAGGGCGATCGCCAGGAGATCCCAGTTGATGGTGGCGGTGAGGGCGGCGGCGGGCGCCAGGGCGACAAGGAGGCCGTCCCAGGGGCGCCGCCGGTGAGTGCGGGTCACGCATACGGCGACCACGACGGCACAGATCATCAGCATGCCGGCGTTGACCAGCCAGTAGATCTGTTCGCGCTGCTGGATGCCGCCCGAGTGCGGCGTCATCCAGGAGGCGACCTCCATGAAGACACCGGTGAGCACCGGGTACTCGAGATACTCCATATCGCCCGGCAGCCGATCGAAGTACGGGATCAGCCCATCGGCGAAGCCCCGCCCCGCATAGAGGTGGGGGATGTCGGAGTAGCAGGCGTGGATGTACTGGCTCGTGGCACCGAAGAACCAGCCGCCGTTGTAGCACGGAAGCTTCTGCACCATGCCGAGCGCGAACATGCCGATGGCGACCAGCGCGATGACCCGTACCGGTGTCAGCCAGCTCGTTCCGAGCAGTGCGTGCCGGCCGATCGGTCCTCCGATCAGCTCGCTGCCGGCCGCCGCCACCTCATCCCGCTCCGTCGGCCGCACCGACTCGTCCCGTCGCACGCTCGTCATGGCCCCATCCTGCCGTACGACCCTGCGCGGAAGACGGCGAAGCCCCCGCCCGGACAAGCCGGGCGGGGGCTTCGTGGCTCCCTGTTTCACGTGAAACATTCAGCGTTTCACGTGAAACGGTCGGTGCTCATCAACCGGTCGGGCCGCCGAACCAGCCGCCACCGGTCGCGTCCGTCGGAGCAGGCGTCGGACTGGTGCCACCGTTGCCACCGCCCGGTCCACCAGGTCCGCCCGTTCCGCCTCCGTTGCCTCCGCCGCCGTTACCGGCTCCACCACTGTTCTTGCAGTTGATGTCCCAGGGAGAGCAGGAGTCCGAGGGGCTGGGGCTGGGAGAGTTCGTCGGGGGAGCGGACTGGCTGGGAGTCCCCGACGGGGTGTTCGACGGCGTGTCCGACGGCGTGGGGGTCGGCGTCGGAGTCGGCATGCCGGGCTCGTCCACCCGGTCCCCGATGGGCGTGGCGGACTGGAAGTCCTCCGGCGTCACGCCCTTCATCGCCTGCAGCATGTACTCGGTCCACACCTCGGTGGGCAGCGCGCCACCGTGGATCGAGTCGAAGCCACCGACACCGTTCATGGACAGCTGACGCGGGTTCTGTGCGTCCTCACGGAACATCGTGACGGACGTCGACAGCTGCTTGGTGTAGCCCACGAACCAGGCCGACTTGTTCTCGTCGGTGGTACCGGTCTTGCCCGCGGCCGGCATACCCAGCCGCTTGGCTTCCTTCGCGGTGCCGTTCTGGATGACGTTCTTCAGTACCTTGGTCACGTTGTTGGCGATGTTGGAATCCATCCCGGTCTCGGGCTTGGGCTTGTCGAAGCCCTTCAGATCCTCGCCCTCGAACGTCACCTTGGTCACCGAATACGGCTCGACCTTCGTCCCCGAATCGGCGAACGTGGCATAGGCATCGGCCATCCGGATCGCGCTCGGCGTGGAGGTGCCCAGGGCGAATGAAGGGTTCAGGTTCTTGTCGAAGCTGGCCGGCGCAATGCCCGCCGCCTGTGCCATGTCCCGGACCTTGCTCATCCCGACATCCATGCCGAGCTGCACGAACGGAGTGTTGACGGACTGCTCCATCGCCTTGGTCAAGGGGATGTAGCCCCAGCGATGGTTGCTCTCATTCTCCTGATAGAAGACCGAGTTGTCCCGCTTCCGGACGAAGTTGCCCTGAGCGTCCTTCACCTTGAGGTGGTCATCGCCGTTGTAGCGGCTGTCCGGCGAGACCGGCTGCCCGCCGCTCTTGACCGTTCCGTACTTCATCGCCGCCGCGAGCACGAACGGCTTCCAGGTCGAGCCGACCGGCACACCGAAGGTATCCGCGTTGTTGCTGAAGTGGCCCTTGTCGTAGCCCTCACCGCCGTACAGGGCGACGATCTTGCCGTCTCCCGGTACCACCGAGGCCCCACCGAACTGGACGTATTTGTCCTTCGCGCGCTTCTTGGGGTCGATGTACCGCTTGTCGACCTTCTTGACCGCGGTCTCGAGCTGATTGGTCCGCTTCGCGTCAAAGGTCGTCCGGATCGTGTAGCCGCCCTTGTCGAACTGCGCCTCACTGAGCCCGGCGTGCTTGAGCACGTACTTCTTCGCGGTGTCCATCATGTAGCCGATCTGACCGCTCTTGCTGGCGACCGGCTTCGGCAGCTTCGGCTTGGGGAACTTCCCACGGTAGGAGTCCCGCTGTGCCTTCGACATGAGGTGGTTGTCGACCTCGCGGTCGAGGATCCAGGACCAGCGCGCCTCGGCACGCTTGGTGTTCGCCGCCCGGGTGGCTCCCGGGCTGGTACCGCCCGCGGGGTCGTACAGATCCGCACCCTTGAGCACGGTGGCCAGGAAGGCGCTCTGGTCCGGCTTCAGCTTGTCGGCGTCCACGCCGTAGTACGCCTGAGCCGCCGCCTGGATGCCGTAGGCCCCGCGGCCGTAGTAGCTGGTGTTGAGGTACCCCTGAAGGATCTGGTCCTTGTTCTTCGACCAGCCGACCTTGATCGCGATGAACAGTTCCTTGAACTTGCGGTCAAGGGTCTGCTGCTGGCTCAGCATCGCGTTCTTCACATACTGCTGCGTGATCGTCGATCCGCCCTGGGTCTCGCCACCCTTGGCCATGTTGAGCACGGCGCGCGCGATACCCATCGGGTCCACACCCGAGTCCGTACGGAACGAGGCATTCTCCGCGGAGATCGCCGCATTCTGCATCGAACGCGGAATTTCATTGATCGTGACGTTCTGCCGGTTTGTCTCACCGTCGCGCGCCATGACCTTGCCATTGGCCCAGAGATAAACGTTGTTCTGCGACCTGGCGGCCAGGCTCTCGTCGGGAACGTGCACCACGGCCAGCGCGACTCCGGAAACGCCGACGATCAGCCCTATGAAACCGACGCACAGGCTGGCGACCTGTTTCCAGGACGGCACGAAGCGCCGCCAGCCGGTGCGGTGGGCACGCGGGTAATCGATCAGACGCTTCTTGGCGGGCTTCCCGCCGCCGCGACCGCGGCCCTCGGGGCCGCCACCACCGCGCCGGCCTCCGCCACCGCGACCACGACCGCCGGCACCACCGTCACCGGAGGCCGTGCCGGAGTCCTCGGACACCCTTCGACGCCCGCGCTGGGCGGCTCTGCGGGCCTCGGCGCGCCCGCCCTGCCGCGGCTCATGACCGTACGGCTCGGAGGGGGCAGGACCGGCAGCCGAGCCACGCGAAGGGGCGCCTCGACGCCCCGGTGGCTGCGGTGCGGCGCGTCGGGCCGCGGCACGTCCGCCACTCTGCGGTTGTGGCGGTTTGCGACGGTGCTCGCTCATGGAACGAATACTCCTCGGGCAGGCGCGCTATCTCGTCGCCTGAAGGCGGCAGTTGTCTTCAGGTCCCCCCGGATGCACGGCTCGCTCCTAGGCGCGAGCCGCACTACACCGAGGACGGGGACGTCAGATATAGGCCCACGGTTCCCGGCAGTCTGCATGCCGCACAGACTACGCACGACCAAAACCTGCCCAGTGTTGAAATTCACTCCAAATCAGTCAGGTTGGGTAGCACGAATCAGTGATGTGACGCCGTTCACCATCCCCCCTCTTGTTCCGCCCCGGTGACCGTTCTATCGTCTGGATGTATCGAGTCGATACATCAGCGCGACATAAAGAACGCACAGACCAGGGAGGCGGAGGATGAGCAGACGTTCCGGCATCCTTGAGTTCGCCGTCCTCGGCCTGCTCCGCGAATCCCCGATGCATGGCTATGAGCTGCGGAAACGGCTCAACACCTCGCTCGGGGTCTTCCGTGCGTTCAGCTATGGCACCCTCTACCCCTGCCTCAAGGCGCTGGTCGCCAACGGCTGGCTCATCGAGGAGACGGAGGGTGCTGCGGAGGGCGTACCGGCCGCGGCTCTGACGGGGCGCCGAGCCAAGATCGTCTACCGATTGACCGCAGCGGGCAAAGAGCACTTCGAGGAGCTGCTCGCGCACTCCGGACCGGATGCGTGGGAGGACGAGCACTTCGGGGTCCGCTTCGCATTCTTCGGCCAGACGTCGCGGGACGTGCGGATGCGGGTGCTGGAAGGCCGCCGCAGCCGGCTGGAGGAGCGCCTCGAGCGAATGCGTACCTCCCTGGCCAGATCCCGCGAGCGGCTGGACGACTACACCCTCGAGCTGCAGCGGCACGGCATGGAGTCCGTGGAGCGCGAAGTCCGCTGGCTGAACGAGCTCATCGAAAGTGAGCGTGCCGGGCGCGATCAGCGCGCACCGGGTTCCGCAGCACAGGACAGCAACCACCAGTCAGGAGATACGGGCGGCCTGCCCCGGCACCGGGGTGGTACCCGGCCGGATCCGTCCGATGACACCACCACATGAGGTTCCGTCGTACGGAGCCTCATCGAGATCACAGGGAGCAACCGGAATGGGTTCGGTTCGCGTAGCCATCGTCGGCGTGGGCAACTGCGCCGCCTCGCTGGTACAGGGCGTCGAGTACTACAAGGACGCCGACCCGAAGAGCCGCGTGCCCGGCCTCATGCACGTGCAGTTCGGCGAGTACCACGTGCGTGACGTCGAGTTCGTGGCCGCCTTCGACGTCGACGCCAAGAAGGTCGGGCTCGACCTCGCGGATGCCATCGGCGCCAGCGAGAACAACACCATCAAGATCTGCGACGTGCCGAACGCCGGCGTGAAGGTCCAGCGCGGCCACACCCACGACGGCCTGGGCAAGTACTACCGCCAGACCATCGAGGAGTCCGCCGAGGCCCCCGTCGACGTCGTCCAGGTCCTCAAGGACAAGCAGGTCGACGTCCTGGTCTGCTACCTCCCCGTCGGCTCCGAGGACGCGGCGAAGTTCTACGCGCAGTGCGCCATCGACGCCAAGGTCGCCTTCGTCAACGCCCTCCCGGTCTTCATCGCCGGCACCAAGGAGTGGGCGGACAAGTTCACCGAGGCCGGTGTCCCGATCGTCGGTGACGACATCAAGTCGCAGGTCGGTGCCACGATCACGCACCGGGTGATGGCCAAGCTCTTCGAGGACCGGGGCGTCATCCTGGACCGCACGATGCAGCTGAACGTCGGCGGCAACATGGACTTCAAGAACATGCTCGAGCGCGAGCGCCTGGAGTCCAAGAAGATCTCCAAGACGCAGGCCGTCACCTCGCAGATCCGGGACCGTGAACTGGGCGAGGACAACGTCCACATCGGCCCCTCGGACTACGTGGCCTGGCTGGACGACCGCAAGTGGGCCTACGTCCGGCTCGAGGGCCGCGCCTTCGGTGACGTTCCGCTGAACCTGGAGTACAAGCTCGAGGTGTGGGACTCCCCGAACTCCGCGGGTGTCATCATCGACGCCGTGCGCGCCGCGAAGATCGCCAAGGACCGGGGCGTCGGTGGCCCCATCCTCTCCGCGTCCTCGTACTTCATGAAGTCGCCGCCGGTGCAGTACTTCGACGACGAGGCACGGGAGAACGTCGAGAAGTTCATCAACGGCGAGGTCGAGCGCTGAGACGCCCGACGCCTCTCCCCCGCAGGCCCCCGGGTGTTCCACCCGGGGGCCTGCGGGCTGTGTGAGGCTGTGCCTCATGCATGCGGTGCGCGCCCTGTCCGTCTTACTCCGGCTACGCGACTTCCGTTCGCTCCTCGCGGCACGGCTCCTGTCGCAAGCGGCCGACGGAGTGTTCCAGGTCGCCCTCGCGACATTCGTCGTCTTCTCGCCCGAGAAACAGGCCTCGCCCGCGGCCATCGCCTCCGCCATGGCGATCCTGCTGCTGCCGTACTCGCTCCTCGGGCCGTTCACCGGTGTCCTGCTCGACCGCTGGCGGCGTCGTCAGGTCCTGCTGTACGGCAACCTGCTGCGGACCGTGCTGGCCATGGTGACCGCGGGGCTGGTCGCGTCGGAGGTCCCGGACTGGCTCTTCTACGCCTCGGCCCTCTCCGTGACGGCCGTGAACCGCTTCGTCCTGGCCGGCCTCTCGGCCGCGCTTCCCAGAGTGGTCAACGGTGAACAGCAGCTGGTCATGGCCAACTCCCTTGCCCCCACTGCCGGAACGCTCGCCGCGACGGCCGGCGGCGGGCTCGCCTTCGCCCTCCGGCTGGTCGGCTCGGATGTGGACGCGTTCGTCGTACTCCTCGCCGCGGCCCTCTACTTCTGTTCGGCCCTCACCTCACTGCGCATGACACCACAGCTGCTCGGACCGGATGCCGCACGCCTCCAACCCCATCTGTGGGAAGCCCTGTTGAGCACGGTGCGCGGCCTTGCGGAGGGTCTTCGCCATCTCGCCGAGCGGCGCACCGCGGCGCGCGCGCTG belongs to Streptomyces sp. NBC_01454 and includes:
- a CDS encoding inositol-3-phosphate synthase, whose amino-acid sequence is MGSVRVAIVGVGNCAASLVQGVEYYKDADPKSRVPGLMHVQFGEYHVRDVEFVAAFDVDAKKVGLDLADAIGASENNTIKICDVPNAGVKVQRGHTHDGLGKYYRQTIEESAEAPVDVVQVLKDKQVDVLVCYLPVGSEDAAKFYAQCAIDAKVAFVNALPVFIAGTKEWADKFTEAGVPIVGDDIKSQVGATITHRVMAKLFEDRGVILDRTMQLNVGGNMDFKNMLERERLESKKISKTQAVTSQIRDRELGEDNVHIGPSDYVAWLDDRKWAYVRLEGRAFGDVPLNLEYKLEVWDSPNSAGVIIDAVRAAKIAKDRGVGGPILSASSYFMKSPPVQYFDDEARENVEKFINGEVER
- a CDS encoding MFS transporter, coding for MHAVRALSVLLRLRDFRSLLAARLLSQAADGVFQVALATFVVFSPEKQASPAAIASAMAILLLPYSLLGPFTGVLLDRWRRRQVLLYGNLLRTVLAMVTAGLVASEVPDWLFYASALSVTAVNRFVLAGLSAALPRVVNGEQQLVMANSLAPTAGTLAATAGGGLAFALRLVGSDVDAFVVLLAAALYFCSALTSLRMTPQLLGPDAARLQPHLWEALLSTVRGLAEGLRHLAERRTAARALTAMTLIRFCYGALTVMVLMLCRYSWSATASEGLALLGITLAVSGGGFFTAAVVTPWAVTRLTAFGWIVCCAALGAVLVPALGLFFTPGPMLAAAFVLGLSTQGTKISTDTIVQSSVDDAFRGRVFALYDVLFNVAFVGAAAVAALMLPPDGRSIALLGVVTVLYALVAVTVVRFGRGERPSPVR
- a CDS encoding glycosyltransferase family 87 protein gives rise to the protein MTSVRRDESVRPTERDEVAAAGSELIGGPIGRHALLGTSWLTPVRVIALVAIGMFALGMVQKLPCYNGGWFFGATSQYIHACYSDIPHLYAGRGFADGLIPYFDRLPGDMEYLEYPVLTGVFMEVASWMTPHSGGIQQREQIYWLVNAGMLMICAVVVAVCVTRTHRRRPWDGLLVALAPAAALTATINWDLLAIALTAAGMLMWSRSRPLAAGVLIGLATAAKLYPVLLLGPLLVLCWRAGAWRAYRKAVTGAVVSWLVVNLPVMITHDAAGFHIREGWAKFYTFSQERPIDFGSVWLLISQRTGNPLENANTYATLLMILGCAGIGLLTFYAPRRPRFAQLAFLVVALFILTNKVYSPQYVLWLIPLAALARPRWRDFLIWQACEVMYFLGIWMYLAYTGNGDKHQGLPTEGYQLAIALHLLGTLYLCAVVVRDIWLPERDVVRRDGDDDPSGGVLDRSADVFVLGRTHHQPRHAVHFETAPRVRWGTVRE
- a CDS encoding alanine racemase — translated: MALTLYVDTARWRAHQQSVLQQFPGLVPVCKGNGYGFGHERLADEATRLGADILAVGTTYEAARIKDFFSGDLLVLTPFRHGEEPVPLPDRAIRSVSSVEGVGGLVGARVVIEVMSSMKRHGVKPEDLPKLATAIEDVRLEGFAIHLPLDRTDGSDAVEEVIGWMDRLRAARLPLHTMFVSHLKADELARLQQQFPQTRFRARIGTRLWLGDHEATEYRGAVLDVTRIAKGERFGYRQQKAASDGYLVVVAGGTSHGVGLESPKALHGVMPRAKGVARAGLATVNRNLAPYVWAGKQRWFAEPPHMQVSILFVPGDAPQPQVGEELVAHLRHTTTQYDRLMDR
- a CDS encoding transglycosylase domain-containing protein, with the translated sequence MSEHRRKPPQPQSGGRAAARRAAPQPPGRRGAPSRGSAAGPAPSEPYGHEPRQGGRAEARRAAQRGRRRVSEDSGTASGDGGAGGRGRGGGGRRGGGGPEGRGRGGGKPAKKRLIDYPRAHRTGWRRFVPSWKQVASLCVGFIGLIVGVSGVALAVVHVPDESLAARSQNNVYLWANGKVMARDGETNRQNVTINEIPRSMQNAAISAENASFRTDSGVDPMGIARAVLNMAKGGETQGGSTITQQYVKNAMLSQQQTLDRKFKELFIAIKVGWSKNKDQILQGYLNTSYYGRGAYGIQAAAQAYYGVDADKLKPDQSAFLATVLKGADLYDPAGGTSPGATRAANTKRAEARWSWILDREVDNHLMSKAQRDSYRGKFPKPKLPKPVASKSGQIGYMMDTAKKYVLKHAGLSEAQFDKGGYTIRTTFDAKRTNQLETAVKKVDKRYIDPKKRAKDKYVQFGGASVVPGDGKIVALYGGEGYDKGHFSNNADTFGVPVGSTWKPFVLAAAMKYGTVKSGGQPVSPDSRYNGDDHLKVKDAQGNFVRKRDNSVFYQENESNHRWGYIPLTKAMEQSVNTPFVQLGMDVGMSKVRDMAQAAGIAPASFDKNLNPSFALGTSTPSAIRMADAYATFADSGTKVEPYSVTKVTFEGEDLKGFDKPKPETGMDSNIANNVTKVLKNVIQNGTAKEAKRLGMPAAGKTGTTDENKSAWFVGYTKQLSTSVTMFREDAQNPRQLSMNGVGGFDSIHGGALPTEVWTEYMLQAMKGVTPEDFQSATPIGDRVDEPGMPTPTPTPTPSDTPSNTPSGTPSQSAPPTNSPSPSPSDSCSPWDINCKNSGGAGNGGGGNGGGTGGPGGPGGGNGGTSPTPAPTDATGGGWFGGPTG
- a CDS encoding PadR family transcriptional regulator, with the translated sequence MSRRSGILEFAVLGLLRESPMHGYELRKRLNTSLGVFRAFSYGTLYPCLKALVANGWLIEETEGAAEGVPAAALTGRRAKIVYRLTAAGKEHFEELLAHSGPDAWEDEHFGVRFAFFGQTSRDVRMRVLEGRRSRLEERLERMRTSLARSRERLDDYTLELQRHGMESVEREVRWLNELIESERAGRDQRAPGSAAQDSNHQSGDTGGLPRHRGGTRPDPSDDTTT
- a CDS encoding lipid II:glycine glycyltransferase FemX, with product MSLTLRTISREQHLAYIQSLPAASHMQVPAWADVKAEWRSESLGWFDASGEMVGAGLVLYRQVPKVKLYLAYLPEGPVINWHSPNLEDWLQPMLRHLKQQGAFTVKMGPPVIIRRWDAQAIKAGIQNPDVKRLRDVEATHIEPRAFEVADKLRRMGWQQGEDGGAGFADVQPRYVFQVPLADRSLEEVHKGFNQLWRRNIKKAEKAGVEVVQGGYDDLAEWQRLYEITAVRDQFRPRPLSYFQRMWTALNSEDPNRMRLYFARHDGVNLSAATMLVVGGHVWYSYGASDNIGREVRPSNAMQWRMLQDSYALGASVYDLRGISDSLDENDHLFGLIQFKVGTGGQAAEYLGEWDFPLNKLLHKAFDMYMARR